One Paraburkholderia phytofirmans OLGA172 genomic window carries:
- a CDS encoding YciI family protein: MHIIVYCLDHPETAERRRTHFAAHKARLQASPLRALIAGPLTEPDGTTSGSFFLYESEDIETVRHFVLDDPFNTAGIWKTVDIRHFENRVNSH, from the coding sequence ATGCATATCATCGTTTATTGCCTCGATCATCCCGAGACGGCAGAGCGTCGTCGGACCCACTTTGCGGCACACAAGGCACGGTTGCAGGCTTCGCCGCTGCGTGCCCTGATTGCTGGGCCGCTGACCGAGCCGGACGGGACGACGAGCGGGAGCTTCTTTCTCTATGAGTCGGAAGATATTGAAACGGTCCGGCACTTCGTCCTCGATGATCCGTTTAACACGGCGGGCATCTGGAAGACAGTCGACATCCGGCATTTCGAGAACCGCGTCAATAGCCATTGA